In one Geoglobus acetivorans genomic region, the following are encoded:
- a CDS encoding deoxycytidylate deaminase — translation MHRRPSLDEYFMGIARFVASRSTCLRQNVGAVIVRDKRILSTGYNGAPMGLPHCFDIGCLRKELNIPSGERHELCRAVHAEQNAIIQAAYHGVSIKDATLYTTHQPCIMCAKMIINAGIKKVVYGKDYADNRGLEFLKEAGIETVYFPMEED, via the coding sequence GCACAGAAGACCATCACTTGATGAATACTTTATGGGCATTGCAAGATTTGTGGCCAGCAGATCCACCTGTCTGAGACAGAACGTTGGAGCAGTTATTGTGAGAGACAAACGAATCCTCTCCACAGGATATAACGGGGCTCCAATGGGCCTGCCCCACTGTTTTGACATAGGATGTCTGAGAAAAGAGCTCAACATACCCTCTGGCGAGAGACATGAGCTTTGCAGAGCAGTGCATGCCGAGCAGAATGCCATAATCCAGGCAGCATACCATGGTGTGAGCATAAAGGATGCCACGCTGTACACAACCCACCAGCCATGCATAATGTGTGCCAAGATGATAATTAATGCCGGGATAAAGAAGGTCGTGTACGGGAAGGACTATGCAGACAACAGGGGTCTGGAGTTCCTGAAGGAGGCAGGCATAGAGACAGTCTATTTCCCCATGGAGGAAGATTAA